One region of Brachybacterium saurashtrense genomic DNA includes:
- a CDS encoding permease prefix domain 1-containing protein, with protein sequence MTVIDSYLDTLFAPYPTTPRLREARRELRAMMEDKQQDLMADGLSESQAVGQVIAEFGTLEEAAPVLGIDAELSQAAAAPTAPVLDIDRARRYVEAMQRTRWMPATGLALFVLCAAPLLLLLAMSSGLSGEPATWAVAVGITAVLVLVALGLLLMTLQDLQLKDFEDIGEGEFTPGPQVRPFAEDLRRRRRRPVALAGGAAIGLWILCALPVILSGLLAPQGSPAPLYGVSGTLAMVAAGLALWTSAGWSDTAVSALLQEEGEEDDSPERSDSAAVRVIAAIYWPLATAVYLAWSFASNDWGITWLVWPVAGVLYAGLSGLGVALRRDEGAAKARAH encoded by the coding sequence GTGACCGTCATCGACTCCTACCTCGACACCCTCTTCGCCCCCTACCCCACCACGCCGCGGCTGCGGGAGGCCCGCCGCGAGCTGCGCGCGATGATGGAGGACAAGCAGCAGGACCTCATGGCCGACGGACTCAGCGAGTCACAGGCCGTCGGCCAGGTGATCGCCGAGTTCGGCACCCTCGAGGAGGCCGCCCCGGTGCTCGGGATCGATGCCGAGCTGAGCCAGGCCGCCGCCGCACCCACCGCACCCGTGCTCGACATCGACCGCGCCCGGCGCTACGTCGAGGCCATGCAGCGCACCCGGTGGATGCCCGCGACCGGGCTGGCGCTGTTCGTGCTCTGCGCGGCACCGCTGCTGCTGCTCCTCGCGATGAGCTCCGGCCTCTCCGGCGAGCCCGCCACCTGGGCCGTCGCGGTGGGCATCACCGCCGTGCTGGTCCTGGTCGCGCTCGGCCTGCTGCTGATGACGCTGCAGGACCTGCAGCTGAAGGACTTCGAGGACATCGGCGAGGGCGAGTTCACCCCCGGCCCGCAGGTGCGCCCCTTCGCCGAGGACCTCCGGCGCCGACGCCGCCGCCCGGTGGCGCTGGCCGGCGGTGCGGCGATCGGGCTGTGGATCCTCTGCGCGCTGCCCGTCATCCTCAGCGGCCTGCTCGCCCCGCAGGGCTCCCCCGCCCCGCTGTACGGCGTGAGCGGAACCCTCGCGATGGTGGCCGCGGGCCTGGCGCTCTGGACGAGCGCGGGCTGGTCCGACACCGCGGTGAGCGCGCTGCTGCAGGAGGAGGGCGAGGAGGACGACAGCCCCGAGCGCAGCGACAGCGCGGCGGTGCGCGTGATCGCCGCGATCTACTGGCCCCTCGCCACGGCGGTCTACCTGGCATGGAGCTTCGCCAGCAACGACTGGGGGATCACCTGGCTGGTGTGGCCCGTGGCCGGGGTGCTCTATGCGGGCCTCTCCGGGCTCGGCGTCGCGCTGCGCCGCGACGAGGGGGCCGCGAAGGCGCGGGCACACTGA
- the nrdE gene encoding class 1b ribonucleoside-diphosphate reductase subunit alpha, producing the protein MPPVEHNRQLDYHALNAMLNLYGPDGTIQFEKDREAAREYFLQHVNPNTVFFHSLREKMDYLVENDYYEPEVLAQYEFSFIESLSEQAYAKKFRFPTFLGAFKYYTSYTLKTFDGKRYLERFEDRVVMVALTLARGDEQLARNLVEEILDGRFQPATPTFLNAGKAQRGELVSCFLLRIEDNMESIGRSINSALQLSKRGGGVALLLSNLREYGAPIKHIENQSSGVIPVMKLLEDSFSYANQLGARQGAGAVYLNAHHPDILRFLDTKRENADEKIRIKTLSLGVVIPDITFELAKKNEPMYLFSPYDVEREYGKPFADVNVSEVYHEMVDNPRISKKKIKARDFFQVLAEIQFESGYPYIMFEDTVNRANPIAGKVTHSNLCSEILQVSTPSTMNVDLTYDEMGRDISCNLGSMNIAKAMDSPDFARTIETAIRGLTAVSDTSDIESVPTIAEGNRKSHAIGLGQMNLHGFLARERVRYGSEEGLDFTNMYFYSVTYHAIKASVQIAKERGERFHDFENSKYATGEYFDKYISGVWEPRTEKVRALFAESNAHLPTVEDWKQLRDEVAEHGMYNAYLQAVPPTGSISYINHSTSSIHPIVSKIEIRKEGKIGRVYYPAPYMDNDNLEYYEDAYEIGYEKIIDTYAEATQHVDQGLSLTLFFKDTATTRDVNRAQIYAWRKGIKTLYYIRLRQMAIEGTEVEGCVSCML; encoded by the coding sequence ATGCCCCCGGTCGAGCACAACAGGCAGCTCGACTACCACGCGCTCAACGCGATGCTGAACCTGTACGGGCCCGACGGGACCATCCAGTTCGAGAAGGACCGCGAGGCCGCGCGGGAGTACTTCCTCCAGCACGTCAACCCCAACACGGTGTTCTTCCACTCGCTGCGCGAGAAGATGGACTACCTGGTCGAGAACGACTACTACGAGCCCGAGGTGCTCGCGCAGTACGAGTTCTCGTTCATCGAGTCGCTCTCCGAGCAGGCCTACGCCAAGAAGTTCCGCTTCCCCACGTTCCTGGGCGCCTTCAAGTACTACACCTCGTACACGCTGAAGACCTTCGACGGCAAGCGGTACCTCGAGCGCTTCGAGGACCGCGTGGTGATGGTGGCCCTCACCCTCGCCCGCGGCGACGAGCAGCTGGCCCGCAACCTGGTCGAGGAGATCCTCGACGGGCGATTCCAGCCCGCCACCCCCACCTTCCTCAACGCCGGCAAGGCCCAGCGCGGCGAGCTCGTGAGCTGCTTCCTGCTGCGCATCGAGGACAACATGGAGTCCATCGGCCGCTCCATCAACTCCGCGCTGCAGCTGTCCAAGCGCGGCGGCGGCGTGGCGCTGCTGCTGAGCAACCTGCGCGAGTACGGGGCGCCGATCAAGCACATCGAGAACCAGTCCAGCGGCGTGATCCCCGTGATGAAGCTGCTCGAGGACTCCTTCTCCTACGCCAACCAGCTCGGGGCCCGCCAGGGTGCCGGGGCGGTGTACCTCAACGCCCACCACCCCGACATCCTGCGCTTCCTGGACACCAAGCGCGAGAACGCGGACGAGAAGATCCGCATCAAGACCCTCTCCCTGGGCGTCGTGATCCCCGACATCACCTTCGAGCTCGCGAAGAAGAACGAGCCGATGTACCTGTTCTCCCCGTACGACGTGGAGCGCGAGTACGGCAAGCCCTTCGCGGACGTGAACGTCTCGGAGGTCTACCACGAGATGGTGGACAACCCCCGCATCTCGAAGAAGAAGATCAAGGCCCGCGACTTCTTCCAGGTCCTCGCCGAGATCCAGTTCGAGTCCGGCTACCCGTACATCATGTTCGAGGACACCGTGAACCGGGCGAACCCCATCGCCGGCAAGGTCACGCACTCCAACCTGTGCTCGGAGATCCTGCAGGTCTCCACCCCGTCCACCATGAACGTCGACCTCACCTACGACGAGATGGGCCGGGACATCTCCTGCAACCTGGGCTCCATGAACATCGCCAAGGCGATGGACTCCCCGGACTTCGCCCGCACCATCGAGACCGCGATCCGCGGCCTCACCGCCGTCTCGGACACCTCGGACATCGAGTCCGTGCCCACGATCGCCGAGGGCAACCGGAAGTCCCACGCGATCGGCCTGGGCCAGATGAACCTGCACGGGTTCCTGGCGCGCGAGCGGGTCCGCTACGGCTCCGAGGAGGGCCTGGACTTCACGAACATGTACTTCTACTCGGTCACGTACCACGCCATCAAGGCGTCGGTGCAGATCGCGAAGGAGCGCGGCGAGCGGTTCCACGACTTCGAGAACTCGAAGTACGCCACCGGCGAGTACTTCGACAAGTACATCTCGGGCGTGTGGGAGCCGCGCACGGAGAAGGTGCGTGCGCTGTTCGCGGAGTCGAACGCCCACCTGCCCACGGTCGAGGACTGGAAGCAGCTGCGCGACGAGGTCGCCGAGCACGGCATGTACAACGCCTACCTGCAGGCGGTGCCGCCCACCGGCTCCATCTCGTACATCAACCACTCCACCTCCTCGATCCACCCGATCGTCTCCAAGATCGAGATCCGCAAGGAGGGCAAGATCGGGCGCGTCTACTACCCGGCGCCCTACATGGACAACGACAACCTCGAGTACTACGAGGACGCGTACGAGATCGGCTACGAGAAGATCATCGACACCTACGCCGAGGCCACGCAGCACGTGGACCAGGGGCTGTCGCTGACGCTGTTCTTCAAGGACACCGCCACCACGCGCGACGTCAACAGGGCCCAGATCTACGCCTGGCGCAAGGGCATCAAGACCCTCTACTACATCCGCCTGCGGCAGATGGCGATCGAGGGCACCGAGGTCGAGGGCTGCGTCAGCTGCATGCTGTGA
- the nrdI gene encoding class Ib ribonucleoside-diphosphate reductase assembly flavoprotein NrdI, with product MTNLVYFSSVSGNTKRFIEKLGMPAERIPLYAKEEPLVADEEFVLVVPTYGGGNGRGAVPKQVITFLNDERNRSLLRGVISAGNTNFGDAYCLAGDIISAKCQVPHMYKFELFGTQRDVTRVHDGLEEFWRH from the coding sequence GTGACCAACCTCGTCTACTTCTCCTCGGTGTCCGGCAACACCAAGCGCTTCATCGAGAAGCTCGGGATGCCCGCCGAGCGCATCCCCCTCTACGCCAAGGAGGAGCCCCTCGTCGCCGACGAGGAGTTCGTCCTGGTGGTCCCGACCTACGGTGGGGGCAACGGCCGCGGTGCCGTCCCCAAGCAGGTCATCACGTTCCTCAACGATGAACGCAACCGGAGCCTGCTCCGAGGCGTGATCAGCGCGGGGAACACCAACTTCGGGGACGCCTACTGCCTGGCCGGGGACATCATCTCCGCCAAGTGCCAGGTGCCCCACATGTACAAGTTCGAACTGTTCGGCACCCAGCGCGATGTGACGCGGGTCCACGACGGATTGGAAGAGTTTTGGCGACACTGA
- the nrdH gene encoding glutaredoxin-like protein NrdH, translating to MDITVYSKPLCVQCDATKRALNKAGVAYDVVDITEDADALAKVKSLGYVQAPVVITAEDHWSGFRPDKIKALAGAGAEQRRATAI from the coding sequence TTGGACATCACCGTGTACTCGAAGCCCCTCTGCGTGCAGTGCGATGCCACCAAGCGCGCGCTGAACAAGGCGGGCGTCGCCTACGACGTCGTCGACATCACCGAGGACGCCGACGCCCTGGCGAAGGTCAAGTCCCTCGGCTACGTCCAGGCGCCCGTGGTGATCACCGCCGAGGATCACTGGTCCGGTTTCCGCCCCGACAAGATCAAGGCGCTCGCGGGCGCCGGCGCCGAGCAGCGCCGGGCCACCGCGATCTGA
- a CDS encoding Gfo/Idh/MocA family protein, translating to MPKTVNIAVIGAGTMAQAVHLPVLRRRWDRFTIAALVDHSPRRRREASEVWGIEEESRYETVADLIAAIRAKTLTVDAAVLSTDGLHVDDLLALMRRGIPVLVEPPLGYSAEEVAKVADFERMTGRPLVMLAYPQQYDDSVARMAEHIAVKDLRMVDHEVLMPASQPLFGQAHVTTSSYDLPTEVRSQRRKDLQAAVVAGSGDGATQRDRDLYVKGLLTGVAHQMAVTEAAYGPIARLVAVRHWPKGVIPGSIELLGELETGAQVRLVWHYLPFAPEYSETVQVLSARRRMRLELPAPSHGDSRSTLGLREKKSGVVQETSTTAPKGSAELMWEAFHAFVDKGTAPVAGAAQALAQVELLREVLADIVEADGRSLEADEEPGDDAGADGAASTADAADAEDAAGTDDAAGTDDAAGADGVAEAAGEQPVEPAAETLEQPVEPAPETLEQPVPVEDADLAAPAAEDGPAADPAPAAEASAPAGEGDPAADEVSDAWAESAAERPRD from the coding sequence ATGCCCAAGACCGTGAACATCGCCGTGATCGGCGCCGGAACCATGGCGCAGGCGGTGCACCTGCCGGTGCTGCGCCGCCGCTGGGACCGCTTCACGATCGCCGCGCTGGTGGACCACTCGCCGCGCCGCCGCCGCGAGGCCTCGGAGGTGTGGGGCATCGAGGAGGAGTCGCGCTACGAGACCGTCGCCGATCTCATCGCCGCGATCCGGGCGAAGACCCTCACGGTGGACGCCGCCGTGCTCTCCACCGACGGGCTGCACGTCGACGACCTCCTCGCGCTGATGCGCCGAGGCATCCCGGTGCTGGTGGAGCCCCCGCTGGGATACTCCGCCGAGGAGGTCGCCAAGGTCGCGGACTTCGAGCGGATGACGGGCCGGCCGCTGGTGATGCTGGCCTACCCGCAGCAGTACGACGACTCCGTCGCCCGGATGGCCGAGCACATCGCGGTGAAGGATCTGCGGATGGTGGACCACGAGGTGCTGATGCCCGCGAGCCAGCCGCTGTTCGGCCAGGCGCACGTCACCACCTCCTCCTACGACCTCCCCACCGAGGTGCGCTCGCAGCGCCGCAAGGACCTGCAGGCGGCGGTGGTCGCGGGCTCCGGCGACGGCGCCACCCAGCGCGACCGCGACCTCTACGTCAAGGGTCTGCTCACGGGCGTGGCCCATCAGATGGCCGTCACCGAGGCCGCCTACGGCCCGATCGCGCGCCTGGTGGCGGTGCGGCACTGGCCCAAGGGCGTGATCCCGGGATCGATCGAGCTGCTGGGGGAGCTCGAGACCGGGGCGCAGGTGCGCCTGGTGTGGCACTACCTCCCCTTCGCGCCCGAGTACTCGGAGACCGTGCAGGTGCTCTCCGCCCGGCGCCGGATGCGCCTGGAGCTGCCCGCGCCCTCCCACGGCGACAGCCGCTCCACCCTCGGCCTGCGGGAGAAGAAGTCCGGGGTGGTGCAGGAGACCTCGACCACCGCCCCGAAGGGTTCGGCGGAGCTGATGTGGGAGGCGTTCCACGCCTTCGTGGACAAGGGCACCGCCCCGGTGGCCGGCGCCGCCCAGGCGCTCGCGCAGGTGGAGCTCCTGCGCGAGGTGCTGGCCGACATCGTCGAGGCCGACGGTCGCAGCCTCGAGGCCGACGAGGAGCCCGGGGACGACGCCGGCGCCGACGGCGCGGCGAGCACCGCCGACGCGGCGGACGCGGAGGATGCGGCGGGCACGGACGACGCGGCGGGCACGGACGACGCGGCGGGGGCGGACGGCGTGGCGGAGGCCGCCGGCGAGCAGCCCGTGGAGCCGGCCGCCGAGACCCTCGAGCAGCCGGTCGAGCCCGCTCCCGAGACGCTCGAGCAGCCGGTGCCCGTGGAGGATGCCGATCTCGCAGCCCCCGCGGCGGAGGACGGCCCCGCAGCGGACCCCGCCCCCGCCGCCGAGGCGTCTGCCCCCGCGGGGGAGGGCGATCCCGCGGCCGACGAGGTCTCCGATGCCTGGGCCGAGAGCGCCGCGGAGCGCCCCCGCGACTGA
- a CDS encoding lysophospholipid acyltransferase family protein translates to MARRFYFGARGISRPFLRLLWNPRVSGLENVPREGGFVIASNHLANIDSFVLPVVLPRQIRFVAKDTLWTHKGLRGWILRWFFNAVESVPVDREALSSGKGALQAGLTILRDGDGFAIYPEGTRSKDGLLHPGKQGAAWLALESGCPVVPVGLKGTQHMFSHLIPRRGTMTVRIGTPIAVEEIDPTASKGVRRRLLNERVMEEIQKLSGQRRA, encoded by the coding sequence GTGGCCAGACGCTTCTATTTCGGTGCCCGCGGCATCTCGCGGCCGTTCCTGCGGCTGCTGTGGAACCCGCGGGTGTCCGGGCTGGAGAACGTGCCGCGCGAGGGCGGCTTCGTGATCGCCTCGAACCATCTGGCCAACATCGACAGCTTCGTGCTGCCGGTGGTGCTCCCCCGCCAGATCCGCTTCGTCGCCAAGGACACGCTGTGGACACACAAGGGGCTGCGGGGCTGGATCCTGCGCTGGTTCTTCAACGCCGTGGAGTCGGTGCCCGTGGACCGCGAGGCGCTCTCCTCCGGGAAGGGCGCGCTCCAGGCGGGGCTCACGATCCTGCGGGACGGGGACGGCTTCGCGATCTATCCCGAGGGCACGCGCTCCAAGGACGGCCTGCTGCATCCGGGCAAGCAGGGCGCGGCCTGGCTGGCGCTGGAATCCGGGTGCCCGGTGGTGCCCGTGGGCCTCAAGGGCACCCAGCACATGTTCTCCCACCTCATCCCGCGCCGCGGCACCATGACGGTGCGCATCGGCACGCCGATCGCGGTGGAGGAGATCGACCCCACGGCCTCCAAGGGAGTGCGCCGCCGGCTGCTGAACGAGCGCGTCATGGAGGAGATCCAGAAGCTCTCGGGGCAGCGGCGCGCCTGA
- a CDS encoding universal stress protein: MAVVVGFIPTEVGFKALAAAREEAQQRGGPLIVLNVRREGVQKDPRHADEQQWEIARDQLRGTSVRVEFREETTDEDIADVLLDVMETERAELLVLGVRRQQDLARHLLGLTVQKLLLAADGEVLVV; encoded by the coding sequence ATGGCCGTCGTCGTCGGATTCATCCCCACCGAGGTGGGCTTCAAGGCGCTGGCCGCGGCCCGCGAGGAGGCGCAGCAGCGCGGCGGCCCCCTGATCGTGCTCAACGTGCGGCGCGAGGGCGTGCAGAAGGATCCCCGTCACGCCGACGAACAGCAGTGGGAGATCGCGCGCGATCAGCTGCGCGGCACCTCCGTGCGGGTGGAGTTCCGCGAGGAGACCACCGACGAGGACATCGCCGATGTGCTGCTGGACGTGATGGAGACGGAGCGGGCCGAGCTGCTCGTGCTGGGCGTGCGCCGCCAGCAGGACCTGGCGCGCCACCTGCTGGGCCTCACTGTGCAGAAGCTCCTGCTCGCCGCCGACGGCGAGGTGCTCGTGGTCTGA
- a CDS encoding catalase, whose amino-acid sequence MTHLDPTAHHDSTLASTTESGARRESDAHSLSVGADGPLMLHDVALVEKLARFDRERIPERSPHAKGSGAFGELEITEDVSQYTKAGLFQKGAKTPMLARFSTVAGELGSPDTWRDVRGFALKFYTEEGNFDIVGNNTPVFFLRDPMKFPDFIHSQKRTPDSGLRDATMQWDFWTLSPESAHQVTYLMGDRGLPKTWRHMNGYSSHTYLWVNEAGEKFWVKYHFLTEQGMEFLSNEEADEIAGSDADYHRRDLFESIKGGEFPSWRLEVQVMPYEDAKTYRFNPFDLTKTWSKKDYPRIPVGRFTLNQNPVNHFAQIEQAAFSPSNTVPGTGVSPDKMLLGRVFSYPDAHRNRLGTNFNQLPVNRPVVPTNSYDKEGAMQFFHSGDAPVYAPNSFGRGYQDAQGPVDNGWEADGAMVRSAYSLHAEDDDFGQAHTLVREVMDEAARERLVETVAGALDGVIEPVLSNAFQYWKNIDQEVGEKIEARVKGA is encoded by the coding sequence ATGACCCACCTGGATCCCACGGCCCACCACGACTCGACGCTCGCGTCGACCACCGAGTCCGGCGCCCGCCGCGAGTCCGATGCGCACTCGCTGAGCGTCGGCGCCGACGGCCCGCTCATGCTCCACGACGTCGCCCTGGTCGAGAAGCTCGCCCGCTTCGACCGTGAGCGCATCCCGGAGCGCAGCCCCCACGCGAAGGGCTCGGGCGCCTTCGGCGAGCTCGAGATCACCGAGGACGTCTCGCAGTACACCAAGGCCGGGCTGTTCCAGAAGGGCGCCAAGACCCCGATGCTGGCCCGCTTCTCCACCGTCGCCGGCGAGCTGGGCTCGCCCGACACCTGGCGGGATGTGCGCGGCTTCGCGCTGAAGTTCTACACTGAGGAGGGCAACTTCGACATCGTCGGGAACAACACCCCGGTGTTCTTCCTCCGCGATCCCATGAAGTTCCCCGACTTCATCCACTCCCAGAAGCGCACCCCGGACTCGGGCCTGCGCGACGCCACCATGCAGTGGGACTTCTGGACCCTCTCCCCGGAGAGCGCCCACCAGGTCACCTACCTCATGGGCGATCGCGGCCTGCCCAAGACCTGGCGCCATATGAACGGCTACTCCTCGCACACCTACCTGTGGGTGAACGAGGCCGGCGAGAAGTTCTGGGTCAAGTACCACTTCCTCACCGAGCAGGGCATGGAGTTCCTCTCCAATGAGGAGGCCGACGAGATCGCCGGCTCGGACGCGGACTACCACCGCCGCGATCTGTTCGAGTCCATCAAGGGCGGCGAGTTCCCGTCCTGGCGGCTCGAGGTGCAGGTCATGCCCTACGAGGACGCGAAGACCTACCGCTTCAACCCCTTCGACCTCACCAAGACGTGGTCGAAGAAGGACTACCCGCGCATCCCCGTGGGCCGGTTCACGCTGAACCAGAACCCGGTGAACCACTTCGCGCAGATCGAGCAAGCCGCCTTCAGCCCCTCGAACACCGTGCCGGGCACCGGCGTCTCCCCGGACAAGATGCTGCTGGGCCGCGTGTTCTCCTACCCGGACGCGCACCGCAACCGCCTGGGCACCAACTTCAACCAGCTGCCCGTGAACCGCCCCGTCGTGCCCACGAACTCCTACGACAAGGAGGGTGCGATGCAGTTCTTCCACAGCGGCGACGCGCCGGTGTACGCGCCGAACTCCTTCGGGCGCGGCTACCAGGACGCGCAGGGCCCGGTCGACAACGGCTGGGAGGCCGACGGCGCCATGGTCCGCTCCGCCTACTCCCTGCACGCCGAGGACGACGATTTCGGCCAGGCGCACACCCTGGTGCGCGAGGTCATGGACGAGGCGGCCCGCGAGCGCCTGGTCGAGACCGTCGCCGGTGCGCTCGACGGCGTCATCGAGCCGGTGCTCTCGAACGCCTTCCAGTACTGGAAGAACATCGACCAGGAGGTCGGCGAGAAGATCGAGGCGAGGGTGAAGGGCGCCTGA
- a CDS encoding Fur family transcriptional regulator → MSIADPAAALRGAGLRVTAPRLATLAAVGAHPHSDAETIARIVREDLGTVSRQAVYDVLNALSDVELLRRVSVGGRSMRYELHRHDNHHHLVCRRCGRLEDVACAVGEAPCLIPHDALGFDVEIADVVYRGLCADCRAAEAAPTPSTP, encoded by the coding sequence ATGTCGATCGCTGATCCCGCCGCCGCCCTCCGGGGCGCAGGCCTGCGTGTGACCGCTCCGCGGCTAGCGACGCTCGCCGCGGTGGGCGCGCACCCCCACTCCGATGCGGAGACGATCGCGCGGATCGTCCGCGAGGACCTCGGCACCGTCTCCCGCCAGGCGGTCTACGACGTCCTCAACGCCCTCTCCGACGTGGAGCTGCTGCGTCGCGTGTCGGTGGGAGGGCGCAGCATGAGGTACGAGCTGCACCGCCACGACAACCACCACCATCTCGTCTGCCGCCGGTGCGGCCGGCTCGAGGATGTCGCCTGCGCGGTCGGGGAGGCCCCCTGCCTGATCCCGCACGACGCCCTCGGCTTCGACGTCGAGATCGCGGACGTCGTCTACCGAGGCCTCTGCGCGGACTGCCGCGCCGCCGAGGCCGCCCCCACCCCCAGTACTCCCTGA